The Gammaproteobacteria bacterium nucleotide sequence CTTCAAGGTCGTGGTGGTCAGCGGTGAGTTCGAAGGCAAGCGGCTTGTCCAGCGTCATCGCATGGTGAATGCCCTGCTGGCGGAGGAGCTTGCCGGCGGGGTCCATGCCCTCGCCCTGCATACCATGACGCCCGACGAATACTTCGACAAGGCCGGTCGCGCACCCGACTCCCCGCCCTGCCTGGGCGGCGGCAAGGGACAATAGTGGGCGAGGTCCTGCCCTTCAGGCGCAAGACCGCCGCCGAAAAACACAAGGGCAAGACCTTGTGCCGCAGCGGCTTTCACAAATGGCGGGTCGAAAAGGACAACGTCTTCGACGTGAAGGCAGGGAAGCTGGTGACGATCTACCGCTGCGAGCGCTGCGGGGCCGTCAAAAACGAAACCCGTTAATCAATCCTCGTTCCTGTCGCCCTCCCGCCGGCTCCGCTCGGGCAGGTTGCAGCGCCCCAGAAAGTCGTAGTGCTTGAAGGCCTCGACGATACCGCCGGCATAGGAGCGCCCCGCGAAGAACACCCGCTTGTAGCGACGCAGGTGATCGAGCTCGCCGGAATGATTGCCTACCACCACCCCGAGCGTGCTGCCCCGCAGCATGTCTTCGTCGTTGCCCGAATCGCCGGCGACCATCACATGTTCGATGGGGATGCCCCACTTGGAAGCGAAATAACGTACCGCGTGCCCCTTGGTGGCCCGTTCGGGCAGCAGGTCCAGGAAGGCGTTATGTGAAAAGATCACGTTCGCGTACAGGTCGTGCTTGCGCAGCAAACCACGAATCTCATCCATGGGCGGGGCGCGGCCGACATCGACGAAGTAACTCACCTTGAAACGACGCTGGTCGACCTGCGGCTGCAGATCCAGGCCGGGCAACTCATCCAGTAACTGGCGCAGTCGTTCGGGCTCCCAGCGGTAGTCGATGTGCTGCGCCCACCCCTTGTCCGGGGTCAGATTGGGACCATAGTAGATCTCGGTGCCCACCGACGTGATCATGACGTCGGGCACCGGCACCGACCATTCCCGCAACGCCTCGAGGGTCAGTTCCACACGCCTGCCCGTCGCCACACCGAAGGACACCTTGTCGCGATGCGCCTTGAGAACCGACAGCAGTTCGCGCAACGAGGCACGATCCCCGATCAGGGTATTGTCGATATCGGAGATCAGCGCGCGGTCGTTGAACGGGAGACGGCGCCAGAGTTCGGCCGTGCTGCGCCCGCTGCGGCGCGGCCCGATCAGCTTCTTGATGTGGGAGACATAGTTCTCGGCATGTCCCCGCCATGAAAAATACTGGCGGGCGCCCTTGACCCCGTTGTCCGAAAGTTTCTTCCAGCGCTCCCTGTCGCTCAGCATCTCCACCAGCACCTCGCCCATACGGGGAATGTCGAGCGGGTCGATGAGCTCGCCGTTCTTGCAGAAATGCACGATATCCTGGGGGCCGCCGTCATGTGTGGCGACGATGGGCAGTCCGCTGGAGGCCGCTTCGATCAGCGTGAGCCCGAACGGTTCGGTCAGGGCCGGATTGATGAATACACCGCGGGTACTGGCGGCCAACCGATACACACGCGGTACATCCTCGCTGTCGACATGCTTGGGGTAGGCGACCTGGCCGTACAGGTCGTAATAATCGATCAGCAACAGGACATCGTTGAGCACCTCGCGCGAGCCCTTGTCCATGTTGACGATGTCGTGACGGGTGCCGGCGACGATGACCAGGTTGCTCATTTCGCGCAGGCGGCGGTTTTCGCCAAAGGCGCGCACCAGGCTGGTGATGTTCTTGCGCTCGTCCGGCCGCGAGATGGCCAACACGATCGGTTTTTTGGGATTGGCCAGGAAGCGCGACAGCATCGCCTGCAAATCATCAAAGCGTTCGCCGCGCTGCGGTGGATGAAAACGCTCTATGTCCGTTCCCGGCGGGTTCACGAACATGCGTTCCGGACGGTAATGTTCGTACATGGCGTATTGTTCCTCGACTTCCTGTCGGGTGCTGGCCAGGACGAGATTCGCCGCCGCCAGCACTGCTTCCTCCGCCTCGACGCGCCGGCCGATGTTGTAGCGCGACTCGATGGCTTGGTCATCCAACCCCTTTTCCCGCAGCCGTTCGCGCTTGACGCGCCCCAGCGAATGACCGGTGTGCATCAGCGGCACGCCCAGCAGGCTGGACAAATGCGCGCCGACGTAACCAGCGTCGGCGTAGTGGGTATGAATCAGGTCGGGCAACCTGCCGACGCTGCGGAAATGCTTAAGCGTGTTGTCGACGAAACAGTCCAGGTAGGGCCAGAGCGTTTCCTTGCGCAGGTAGCGGCGCGGGCCGAAAGGGATGCGGACGATGTTGGCGTTTTCGGAGATAGCCTCAACGGGCTGCGCGTAATCCGTGCCGACCTTGGCATCAAAGATCTGACGGGTCAGCAGGTCGACCCGCCAGACATCGGGGAGAGCGGCCAGTGCCCGGGCGAGTTCGACCACATAGGTCACCTGCCCGCCGGTATCGGCATCCCGACCGAGTTCGGGTTCACGGCCTCGAATCAGGCCATGAACACTGATCAATACGATGTATAAACCGCCTCTACTGCCGGATTTCTTTGCGCTCACTCCTTCTCCCGTCGTTTCAACCTTGATACATGCATGACGTCTTTATTCTTCTTGTTGTCGACTCCAGCCGAGCTCCATCATGGAGTCCGGGTTCTTCAGCACCATATCGGCCAGCAGAAATGAGGTGGCCGACCAGACCTGCTGAAAATTCGCACGCCGCCCGATGAGACGGCCGTTGATGCCGTCGAAATACTCCGGCCAACTGTTATAGGACAAACGGTGCTCGGCGAGCTCAAAGGCCTTCCCGGCCAGACTCCGCCGCCCCCTGCGCAGCGCCGCCGCGACGAAGGCCCACAGCAGCGCCGGCCAGTTGCCGCCGTTGTGATAGGACCACGGCACGTTCTTGGGGTCGGAGCCGGTAAGCAGGCTCCATTCGGGACCTTCCAGGGCGGGGTACAGAATCTTCACCGGCATACGCCCGATCAGGTCGTCCCAGCGTCCCTCGAAGACGTCCAGAATACGGTCCGACTGCTCCGGCGTGGCCAGCCCGAAAATGATCGCGAGCAGGTTGCCGAAGGAAAAGAAGCGAAAATCCATCCGCCCGGGACCCAGGTTACCGACCAGATAGCCCGCATCCTCGGGCAGCCATTCCAGCACCCAGGTGGGCACGCTGTCCGGATAGATATTCAGGATGTTCTCGCTCTCGTGGCCGAAGATTTCGGTCTCGTAGCGATGTATTTCGTTAAGCCGCGCAAAATCCACCCAATAGTAGTGGCGTACGTACTCGACAAGCGCTTGGAGACGTTTGTCCAGCGCATCGGACAGATAGCGGTGATGTTCGTTGTCCTTGTCCAGCAGGAACCGGGCCGCGTTGAGGGCGCCGAAGAACAAGGCCTGGATCTCGAGCGGGTGGCCGTAGACGCCCATGCGCCGGTCGATCATGAACGAGCCATCCGGCACCAGCAGCGTCGGGAAGACCTCGAAACGGTCCTGCAGGAAGATGTTGACGATCATGCGGATACCGCGCTGCACCTGGTCCTGCACCATGAACTCGGTATCGCCGGTCTTGCTGACATAGGCCTGCAGCAGCAACAGCCACCACATCATGGAGTCCACCGGTGCGACGCGGCCGATGGCGCGGTCGCCGAAATCCACCGACAGCGTTTCGTTGCCGTTTTCGTCCTCGGTGACCTTGAAACTCGCGGGCATGACGCGCGGCAGATGCCGGTGCCCTTCCAGCTCCTCCTGCATATCGCGGGTCTGGAGCGTGAGGCTCAGAAAGTTGCGGACGATGTCCGGTTTCCCGTCCTGGAGGTAAAACAGGGCGGAAGGAACGAAATCACGCACGAAGCATTCGGCGTAATTCTCCGCGGGGGCGTTACGGTCCAGACTCGCGACCGTTCCTACCGGTTCACCCTGGTAGTAGATCACGGAATCGGCCAGCAGTTTGTGTGCAGATTGTTTTGCGTCGGACAAGTCAGGATCCTTCAGGTCGGCATACCGGCCCAAGATCGGGGGGAATTATAACGTGATCGGGGAAACGGCGTTGCCCGCGCCCTAAAGCGCGGCAAAGAACTCGCCGATTATGCGTCCGAATTGCTCGGTATCCACCAGAAAGGCATCGTGGCCCTGCAGGCAGTCCAGGACCCTGACATCGACCTGCGCCCCGGCGCGCCCGAAGGCCTCGCTCAGCCATGCCTGCTGTGACGGCGGAAACAGTGTGTCGGTATGCACGCCGATGATCTGTACATGACGCGGCGCGGCCCCGGCGAACAACTCGGTGACGTCGCAACCGTCCTCGCACAGATCGAAACGGTCCACCGCACGCGACAGATACAGGTAGCAGTTGGCATCGAACTGGTCGCAGAACTTCTGCGCCTGATGTTCGAGATAGGATTCCACCTCGAACTCCATGGCGAAGGGTACGGCGCGGCGCCGCAGGGCATCGATGCGCTTGTGCCCGAACCGCTGCTCCCACTCCTCGGCGGCGCGGTAGGTCGTCATACCCAGCTTGCGCGCCAGGCACATGCCCTGGCGCGGGCCGGCACCCGGCGGGTAGGCCCCTTTCTGCCAGGCCGGGTCGCTGCGCACGATCTCGCGTTGCAGGGAGCGCAGGGCAATGGCGTAGGCCGAAGGCACGGCGGCCGTGGAGATCAGCGACAGATTGTCGAACCTTTCAGGGTTGGCGCGCGCAAAGGCCAGCGCGCTCATACCCCCCATGGAGGCGCCCATGACGGTATGCAGATGTTCGATGCCGAGCACGTCCAGCAGCCGGCGCGCGGCCAGCGCGACATCCTCCAGGGAAAGCTCGGGGAAATCCGTCCCGTAGACCCGGCCGGTCGCCGGATCCGGAGACGCGGGACCCGAGGAGCCGAAGCAGCTCCCCAGCGAATTCACGCACACCACATGAAAGCGCCCGGTATCCAGCGCCCGCCCCGGGCCGATCATGTCCTCCCACCAGCCGGGCTCCGGATCCTCGGGCGACGAGGCGGCATGGGCGCTCGGCGAAAGCCCGGTGAACAGGAGAACGGTATTGGCGCCGTTCGGCTCGCCCCACGACTCGTAGGCCATGTCGACCGCCTCCAGCACCCCGCCAAGCTTCATGGGCAAGGGGTCGGGCAGACGCACCACCCGCGTCGCGGAGGGAATGACAACGGCCGGCGCGGCGGCCAGTGATTGTTCGAATATGGATGCGGACATGGTATCTCCGAGTACAGGACTCGGTTTTTTTCATTATTTCACCAAGCCGGACCGGAATGCTACCGCAATGCCTGTAGGGACATCATGCGCGCGGCCCGCGGCTGGGCACGATCACCTCGCCGGCGGGATGATCCAGCCACAACCGTTCGACCCAGGGACCCAGCATGACCACGCGGCCGGGAAACCGCTGGCGCCCGTCCGGCAGGCAGAACTCGAAGCCGTACACGCGCTGCCACCTCACCGTCCCCGCCGGGTCGCGCCGCAAACGCAGGCCCACCAGGCCCACCGTCTCGTCCAGGAACTGCAAGTCCATGTCGCGGCACAGGCGCAGGCTGGCCGTGATGGCGTGTTCGCGCGCACGCAGGCTGTCGTACCAGAACCAGCCCACGGCGGCCAGCGCCAGCACGACTAGCAGCAAGGTCGTCTCACTGCCCGCCAACGATCACCCCGGTATACTGAAAACGTGACAACCCCATCGAATCTCCATAGCACCATGCGACCGCCCCCCGAACAACTCGTACCGATCATCCGGGAAGCGGCACGCGAGCACATCCTGCCACGCTTCATGCGCGTCGGCCACGACGTGAAGGCGGACGGCAGCCTGCTGACCGAGGCCGACCTCGCCACCCAGGCGGCCCTGGAGGAGACGCTCAAGGCCCACTGGCCCGATATCGCCTTCCTGGGCGAGGAAATGGAAGCCGCGCAACAGGCACGGCTGCTCGAGGCGGGCGGCCCGCTCTGGTGTCTCGACCCCCTGGACGGCACCAGCAACTTCGCCGCCGGCCTGCCGCTGTTCGCGGTTTCGCTCGCCCTCATCGAGGCGGGCGCGCCCACCGTGGCGGTCACCTACGACCCCCTGCGTGACGAATGTTTCACCGCCACCGCCGACGGCCCCGCCGCGTTGAACGGCAAGCCGCTGCAGGCCACGCCGCGGCGGGCCGAGCTGTCGCGCTGCACGGCGCTGGTCGACTTCAAGCGCCTGCCGAAAGCCCTGACGGGCCGGCTTGCCGCCGAACCGCCCTACAGCTCGCAACGCAATTTCGGCTCCTGCGCCCTCGAATGGTGCTGGATCGCGGCCGGGCGCGGACATCTCTACCTGCACGGCGGCATGAAGCTCTGGGACCATGCCGCCGGCACCCTGATCCTGAATCGCGCCGGCGGTTCATGCTGCACGCTGGACGGCGAACCC carries:
- a CDS encoding glycoside hydrolase 100 family protein, yielding MSDAKQSAHKLLADSVIYYQGEPVGTVASLDRNAPAENYAECFVRDFVPSALFYLQDGKPDIVRNFLSLTLQTRDMQEELEGHRHLPRVMPASFKVTEDENGNETLSVDFGDRAIGRVAPVDSMMWWLLLLQAYVSKTGDTEFMVQDQVQRGIRMIVNIFLQDRFEVFPTLLVPDGSFMIDRRMGVYGHPLEIQALFFGALNAARFLLDKDNEHHRYLSDALDKRLQALVEYVRHYYWVDFARLNEIHRYETEIFGHESENILNIYPDSVPTWVLEWLPEDAGYLVGNLGPGRMDFRFFSFGNLLAIIFGLATPEQSDRILDVFEGRWDDLIGRMPVKILYPALEGPEWSLLTGSDPKNVPWSYHNGGNWPALLWAFVAAALRRGRRSLAGKAFELAEHRLSYNSWPEYFDGINGRLIGRRANFQQVWSATSFLLADMVLKNPDSMMELGWSRQQEE
- a CDS encoding BolA/IbaG family iron-sulfur metabolism protein is translated as MNTQQQIEQKLSSGLAPEVLEVTNESHMHNVPPGSESHFKVVVVSGEFEGKRLVQRHRMVNALLAEELAGGVHALALHTMTPDEYFDKAGRAPDSPPCLGGGKGQ
- a CDS encoding inositol monophosphatase family protein encodes the protein MRPPPEQLVPIIREAAREHILPRFMRVGHDVKADGSLLTEADLATQAALEETLKAHWPDIAFLGEEMEAAQQARLLEAGGPLWCLDPLDGTSNFAAGLPLFAVSLALIEAGAPTVAVTYDPLRDECFTATADGPAALNGKPLQATPRRAELSRCTALVDFKRLPKALTGRLAAEPPYSSQRNFGSCALEWCWIAAGRGHLYLHGGMKLWDHAAGTLILNRAGGSCCTLDGEPVFKPTLAPRSVIAARDAGLFAAWRAHLLAQG
- a CDS encoding DUF3301 domain-containing protein — its product is MAGSETTLLLVVLALAAVGWFWYDSLRAREHAITASLRLCRDMDLQFLDETVGLVGLRLRRDPAGTVRWQRVYGFEFCLPDGRQRFPGRVVMLGPWVERLWLDHPAGEVIVPSRGPRA
- a CDS encoding homoserine O-acetyltransferase, producing MSASIFEQSLAAAPAVVIPSATRVVRLPDPLPMKLGGVLEAVDMAYESWGEPNGANTVLLFTGLSPSAHAASSPEDPEPGWWEDMIGPGRALDTGRFHVVCVNSLGSCFGSSGPASPDPATGRVYGTDFPELSLEDVALAARRLLDVLGIEHLHTVMGASMGGMSALAFARANPERFDNLSLISTAAVPSAYAIALRSLQREIVRSDPAWQKGAYPPGAGPRQGMCLARKLGMTTYRAAEEWEQRFGHKRIDALRRRAVPFAMEFEVESYLEHQAQKFCDQFDANCYLYLSRAVDRFDLCEDGCDVTELFAGAAPRHVQIIGVHTDTLFPPSQQAWLSEAFGRAGAQVDVRVLDCLQGHDAFLVDTEQFGRIIGEFFAAL
- a CDS encoding HAD-IIB family hydrolase — encoded protein: MSAKKSGSRGGLYIVLISVHGLIRGREPELGRDADTGGQVTYVVELARALAALPDVWRVDLLTRQIFDAKVGTDYAQPVEAISENANIVRIPFGPRRYLRKETLWPYLDCFVDNTLKHFRSVGRLPDLIHTHYADAGYVGAHLSSLLGVPLMHTGHSLGRVKRERLREKGLDDQAIESRYNIGRRVEAEEAVLAAANLVLASTRQEVEEQYAMYEHYRPERMFVNPPGTDIERFHPPQRGERFDDLQAMLSRFLANPKKPIVLAISRPDERKNITSLVRAFGENRRLREMSNLVIVAGTRHDIVNMDKGSREVLNDVLLLIDYYDLYGQVAYPKHVDSEDVPRVYRLAASTRGVFINPALTEPFGLTLIEAASSGLPIVATHDGGPQDIVHFCKNGELIDPLDIPRMGEVLVEMLSDRERWKKLSDNGVKGARQYFSWRGHAENYVSHIKKLIGPRRSGRSTAELWRRLPFNDRALISDIDNTLIGDRASLRELLSVLKAHRDKVSFGVATGRRVELTLEALREWSVPVPDVMITSVGTEIYYGPNLTPDKGWAQHIDYRWEPERLRQLLDELPGLDLQPQVDQRRFKVSYFVDVGRAPPMDEIRGLLRKHDLYANVIFSHNAFLDLLPERATKGHAVRYFASKWGIPIEHVMVAGDSGNDEDMLRGSTLGVVVGNHSGELDHLRRYKRVFFAGRSYAGGIVEAFKHYDFLGRCNLPERSRREGDRNED